In the genome of Arachis stenosperma cultivar V10309 chromosome 2, arast.V10309.gnm1.PFL2, whole genome shotgun sequence, the window aattaacacCTAGATTTTCATACACTTtattggtatttatttttttattcttatattttatttattttttattattaaatttgacatATATTTAGGTATTTAAGTAACtctatttttttacaaaatgagtaaatcaaatcaaatttaaGACGAAAAAGTAGTTGATTCCGAGAGATAGCATATATTcatgtaattaaaaataataataaattaagaaagaaaatataagaaaaaagtTATCatcactataaaaaaatattgaatattatttattttattaattaatttatcaaaaaatcTGCTGGTAATATATTTATCGACAAAATTACTGTCAGAATAAATTTGACGGAATAAATTTCGTCTATAATTATTTATTGGTAAATTTTTTCGTCCGACGTTAATTATCGTAAAAAAATTTTTGCTGATAATTTATACCGTCATATTTTTTATCCAATAAATCtatcaataataattattaattaataattaaattaaaaattaccgATAGATTTAACTGACGGTatataaacttaaattttaatatttttaaatttgtttaaacattaatatataattttaaatatttacatTCAATAActtctaaataaattataaataaaaaaatacaatactaattaacttaaaaaataattaactcaaataataataaacttagaaaattaataacaataaatcaataattaactcagaaaataaataaattcagaTTAACTcaaataattaacaataatcaactaattaactcaaaaagtaattaactcaaataataataactttagAAAATTGACAACAATAAATAATAAGTCAATAATTAACTcagaaaataaacaaattaagATTAATTCAGACAATTAACAACAATAAACTAATTAACTTAAAAAACAATTAACTCATCATATAATAATAAACTTAGAAACTTGACAACAATAAACAATAAGTcaataactcaaaaaataaacaaattaagATTAACTTAGacaattaacaacaatcaactaattaactcagataataataaatttaaaaaattaacaacaataaataataagtcaataattaactaaaaaaataaacaagttaAGATTAACTCATataattaacaacaatcaactaattaactcaaaaaataattaactcagataataataaatttaaaaaattaacaagaataaataataagtcaataattaactcaaaaaataaacaagttaagatacaatcaactaattaacttaaaaaataattaattcagataataataaacttaaaaaattaacaatgataaacaataaatcaataattaacTCAGAAAATAAACAAGTTAAGATTAATTCAGACAATTCAGTACAACATTTTCAGGTTGAGACAACATTTAAAAAGTATTGCCTAAAGGCTGGCAAAATGTTACTTTTGATCTATGACAACACTTTTGGACCTAAGGCAACGTTTTTGAGCGGCGTTGCATATGCAGCCGTTGCCTTAGATCAAGGCAAcacttttttgtttcaaaagcaACGCTTTTGAGAGCAACACTTGGTAAGTGTTGCCTTTggttgaaaaacaacaacacttCAAAGGTGTGTTTGAGACAACACTTTTTCAATGTTATCTTTTCTCTTATATTTTGGCTACTACTAAAAAGTGTTGCCTATTTGTAATAAAATGCAACCCTTTTATGTGTTGTTTATAAGTTTGAATTCGCAATACTTTGAAGTGTTGCCTATTAGTTAGGAATATGTAACCAAGTATTGCCTTTTCTTTTGAATATGTAACCTATACAAGTGTTGTCTTTTCTTTTGGATATGCAACCTATACAAGTGTTGTCtaatattcaaaatatacaTCTGATAGAAGGGTTGCctttttgacaaaaataaaagttgCTTTTGTAGTAAAactacaaataaaataaaataaaataaaattcacaaTAGAATTTTTTGTCATACATGTataatcattttaattaataaataaatttgtgtacagtagaaaaaaatttagaaaaaagacaaaataactaataataaagttctaattaaaatagatattaaaaggttcaattaatatttcaaatacatatttgtcaataattctcaacaaaataataaaatttttgtttgacAATAATTGTCATAACAAAATAGTAATTAATATTTGTCAAAAAGACGtcaatttatttgcatattttatatcCATGCTTGACTTGTCCTATATGCTAAATCTGCAAATAATACACAACAAAAAATGAACAACTTATcattaaaaaatgaatgaatgGCAGAAGATAACGGAAACAAAAGTGAAGAAACTGAAATTGAAATAATAGTGCAAGGAGTTCTTGTCAAAACTAAAACTGAAAATAATTATAGGGTTCAatgtttcttaattttattttagtttcaacCAGTTtgttaaacaaataaataacaaaattgCACAGCCAAACTAGAAGCATACCAAACCGAAAAAGAAACCGTCTTTGCTTAGCTTcccaaattctttctctgttctaTCCTTGCCTCCAGCATGAAGGAACATAGAATTGTCAACAATAGAGACAAGCTTAGAGGCATTGCTTGAATCTGGTTCTTCAGGCATGATCATCTCAAAGATAATCACTTTTCCATTCTCTTCAAGTGCTTTATAACAGTTTTTCAGCACTGTTACCCACTTCTCATCTGACCAATTATGACAAGCAGCCTGCCACAATTTTATCATTAGCATCGTGATTTATCATtgtataaattataattgaaatatAGTCAAACAAAATTATCACTTTTCATGAATATATAGcattcttatttttcttgttgaaATATAGTGTTAGTTATAATTCTTATCAGATATATTTCAATAGTTGATGAATATATAGcattcttatttttcttgttgaaAAATCTTGAAAACCAATTTTATTAGTTGAAAAATAATCAGTTCTCTAACTTGTTCACTAAACTTTAATAAGGGTTTCCACTGGCTCATTGAACATAAAAATAATCACCAGATCTTCTTTGACAAAGATTGCATGCAGTTCTGAAAAGGAAAACTTGTTTTGGTATTTTTACCTTGAAAATGGTAGCTAACTTATACTCTTATCCATTTTGCATATCATCATAGGAATATATGAACAAGTTATGAGGTATATAAAATAGCATAATCAAGTTTGAATATCAAATAGCAATGATCATTATGCTGACAACTGCATTTAAAACCTCATTGAAAGTCAAATTGCACTAACTGCTTTAATCCATCAGAAAGATAGATATAGTTGGGGCTGTAGTTATAAGTTGTCCAAAAAATACACTTGGAAGATTAAATTagttcacaactctcataaatGTTACCGTAGCTTTACCAAATACTGATGACATTTGAGGGCCTTGGTGGTTCATGAAGAGCTTACAGTTTCAAAATTTATAGGATTCATTTCCTGCAGCTTATGAACATGGCCTCTAGTACCAGGATAAAAAACGCTTCCAATAAAGCTGTAAACTTCAGCAAAATCCGGCAAACCTGTAAATTTTAGTCAAGTTGAGCCGGTCACCCCTAGTTAAGTACCGATTTCAATATGATTACAAATGTAAAACAAAAATCTAACATAAATAAGATCATTACCAGGAATTACACAAGCTTGTTTTCCATGATTTGGCATCTCAGTAGCCGCCAGCATTCTAATCTCCCTTGATCCAATATCATCTGAATCAGTAATACAATAAGTGGTGAAAAATTCCAGTTAGTACTAAATTATAGACTATTAACATCAACCaaacaacaaaaacaacagAGGGAGTAATATATGCATGCCTTCATTTCCATTAAGATTTGTGATGAGTTCATCCTGGCAGGGCATGAGTTCATCCAACAAAAACTTAATCATTCAAGTGCTATACTGGGCAAGCCAATCACATTTATctgcttgttttttctttttcaatgaAAGATTAGCTACTAGATATTAGAAGACAACTTTACCTACAGTTTAAGGAAGCTTGTTTACATTGTCCATCCTACAAGACTCAGCTCCCTCTAAAGAAAGAGCTCATGCCCAAGTATGGTTCACACTTCATAGGGATAATATCAATACTTCAACAACAAGTGTCCACAAAATAAAAGCTCCCATAGTATAGTTGTTTCAGTAGTGCAATTAGTACCACAGATTGATCTATATCTAGTATGTGAATAACATcatactttttctttaatttacaAATAAATGAAAATGACAATTTATTCAAATTAAGTCCTTGtctaaaaaaaggaaaaaagaaaaaaaaaagaagaaacatgTAGAGCATAACAATAATGGTTTAAACCGCAAACTACTGAAACTATTGAAAAAACAATGTGAACTACGGCAACAATCTACAGCCAAAGAACAAGTAAAGTGCAGAATACTAATAAGAACCTGAAAGCAAAGGCTGTTTCTACTTTCCAGAAATGACTATGTCAATATCGAAAGTAAGTCATCAACTCTACAATCTAATTTTTAGCcaaatttattttctatataACTCGTACATCAAATAACAATCAGAGGCATGCAAACAAATTCAAACAAGCACTTACAAAACCTATACTCACTGATTATAGCAGTAGAACTAacaaatatacatataaaattattacaatAGTCAAAAGAGGCGAGTGACTTTGGATAAacaaaattcaatttcaaatgAAGGAGTACTAACTAATTGGCAACAAGTTTAAGCTATTCGAGCAATGCATAGATACCTCAAAGCCCTGGAATCAGAGCAACGCATGGCAAACCAATTGAACATCTAAATAAGAAACTAACTAATGAATGAACTCAAAAGGCAAAACCTAACCTTGCTTTTCAATGATGTTCCCGACTCTAACCTGGACAGCAAAACACACACATAAAAATTGTTATTTATTAACTTATATTAATATTCAATGATGAATAAAAAATACGAGTGAGGCGATTCACTGGATTGTAGACCATGGAACactgaagaagaaaaagtagaaaacaagtctctgaatagttttgttATTTCAACAATTCAACCaaattaattatgtaaaatc includes:
- the LOC130962622 gene encoding cathecol O-methyltransferase 1-like, which gives rise to MNFLHSVGHSIAAVYVAFATVACVVGAAFFLPSDISETSALLRHFEISSPLHRSETSALLRRGAVLCPSQASRQLSVVHLFLSSLLPRSSSISSLKALSSLKACIDLSDDIGSREIRMLAATEMPNHGKQACVIPGLPDFAEVYSFIGSVFYPGTRGHVHKLQEMNPINFETAACHNWSDEKWVTVLKNCYKALEENGKVIIFEMIMPEEPDSSNASKLVSIVDNSMFLHAGGKDRTEKEFGKLSKDGFFFGLI